Proteins from a single region of Oncorhynchus tshawytscha isolate Ot180627B linkage group LG03, Otsh_v2.0, whole genome shotgun sequence:
- the LOC112240627 gene encoding popeye domain-containing 2 isoform X2, producing MCADNSTLLEAVLYGHPPCDGWTNNTEGAFYHLGNTVLFLGYMGGSGTYGCLFIFGFLTIAFTCLALWGWMTMCGVDVFTWNLLLLVACVLQICHLVYRLEQDGLASEELLALYSAVYQPLDVPVQVFKDIVGACENKVLALGVEETYAVEGKTPIDQLSFLLSGRIRVSLDGQFLHYIFPHKFLDSPEWESLRPNEEGNFQVTLTAETDCRYISWRRCRLYMLLSKERYIARLFSIMLGSDIADKLYSLNDKLFAKSGVRLDIRLPSLYHVLAPSSLGSEGEVYSGSGSGSARDQVAPVEQQEAAVVDVDPVPAYQRSEPPTPPTPRLQIREKTPTPSRPTPCQPSQRQPSDMEMPSGEDSTSLVLEDFADMTGSLMDYGSERDYLR from the exons ATGTGTGCAGACAACTCTACCCTGTTGGAGGCGGTTCTCTACGGCCATCCACCATGCGATGGCTGGACCAACAACACTGAGGGGGCCTTCTACCACCTGGGCAACACCGTCTTGTTCCTTGGGTACATGGGAGGCAGCGGCACCTATGGCTGCCTGTTCATATTTGGTTTCCTGACGATTGCCTTCACCTGCCTGGCCCTGTGGGGCTGGATGACCATGTGTGGGGTGGATGTGTTCACCTGGAACTTGCTACTGCTGGTGGCCTGTGTGCTCCAGATCTGCCACCTCGTATACAGGCTGGAACAGGATGGCCTGGCCAGCGAGGAGCTGTTGGCCCTCTACTCAGCCGTCTACCAGCCCCTGGACGTTCCTGTACAGGTGTTCAAAGATATTGTGGGGGCCTGTGAGAACAAAGTGCTAGCACTAGGGGTAGAGGAGACGTATGCGGTGGAGGGCAAGACGCCCATCGACCAGCTCTCCTTTCTGCTGTCTGGGAG GATCCGTGTGTCTCTGGATGGACAATTCCTCCATTACATCTTCCCCCACAAGTTCCTGGACTCTCCTGAGTGGGAGTCTCTCCGACCCAACGAAGAGGGGAACTTTCAG GTGACCCTGACAGCGGAGACGGACTGCCGCTACATCTCATGGCGTCGGTGCCGCCTTTACATGCTTCTGTCCAAGGAGCGCTACATTGCCCGCCTCTTCTCCATCATGCTGGGCAGCGACATCGCCGACAAGCTCTACTCACTCAACGACAAGCTCTTCGCAAAGAGCGGCGTGCGCCTCGACATCCGCTTGCCCAGCCTCTACCACGTCCTGGCCCCCTCCTCCCTGGGCAGCGAGGGGGAGGTCTATAGCGGCAGTGGTAGTGGGAGTGCCAGGGACCAGGTAGCCCCAGTGGAACAGCAGGAAGCAGCAGTGGTAGATGTGGACCCAGTTCCAGCCTACCAGAGGTCAGAGCCTCCAACACCCCCGACCCCCCGGCTGCAGATCCGAGAGAAGACCCCCACCCCATCTCGGCCAACCCCCTGCCAACCATCCCAGCGCCAGCCCTCAGACATGGAGATGCCATCTGGTGAGGACTCTACCAGCCTGGTCCTAGAAGACTTTGCGGATATGACCGGGTCCTTAATGGATTATGGGAGTGAGAGGGATTATTTGAGGTAG
- the LOC112240627 gene encoding popeye domain-containing 2 isoform X1, whose amino-acid sequence MCADNSTLLEAVLYGHPPCDGWTNNTEGAFYHLGNTVLFLGYMGGSGTYGCLFIFGFLTIAFTCLALWGWMTMCGVDVFTWNLLLLVACVLQICHLVYRLEQDGLASEELLALYSAVYQPLDVPVQVFKDIVGACENKVLALGVEETYAVEGKTPIDQLSFLLSGRIRVSLDGQFLHYIFPHKFLDSPEWESLRPNEEGNFQVTLTAETDCRYISWRRCRLYMLLSKERYIARLFSIMLGSDIADKLYSLNDKLFAKSGVRLDIRLPSLYHVLAPSSLGSEGEVYSGSGSGSARDQVAPVEQQEAAVVDVDPVPAYQRSEPPTPPTPRLQIREKTPTPSRPTPCQPSQRQPSDMEMPSVDSTGEETTGSLPLRYQRGRAPLAPTGHLYAVMVSTGLETVDTFQEIFLHSGYADYQMSTGKVFNISGTTLISFSILLR is encoded by the exons ATGTGTGCAGACAACTCTACCCTGTTGGAGGCGGTTCTCTACGGCCATCCACCATGCGATGGCTGGACCAACAACACTGAGGGGGCCTTCTACCACCTGGGCAACACCGTCTTGTTCCTTGGGTACATGGGAGGCAGCGGCACCTATGGCTGCCTGTTCATATTTGGTTTCCTGACGATTGCCTTCACCTGCCTGGCCCTGTGGGGCTGGATGACCATGTGTGGGGTGGATGTGTTCACCTGGAACTTGCTACTGCTGGTGGCCTGTGTGCTCCAGATCTGCCACCTCGTATACAGGCTGGAACAGGATGGCCTGGCCAGCGAGGAGCTGTTGGCCCTCTACTCAGCCGTCTACCAGCCCCTGGACGTTCCTGTACAGGTGTTCAAAGATATTGTGGGGGCCTGTGAGAACAAAGTGCTAGCACTAGGGGTAGAGGAGACGTATGCGGTGGAGGGCAAGACGCCCATCGACCAGCTCTCCTTTCTGCTGTCTGGGAG GATCCGTGTGTCTCTGGATGGACAATTCCTCCATTACATCTTCCCCCACAAGTTCCTGGACTCTCCTGAGTGGGAGTCTCTCCGACCCAACGAAGAGGGGAACTTTCAG GTGACCCTGACAGCGGAGACGGACTGCCGCTACATCTCATGGCGTCGGTGCCGCCTTTACATGCTTCTGTCCAAGGAGCGCTACATTGCCCGCCTCTTCTCCATCATGCTGGGCAGCGACATCGCCGACAAGCTCTACTCACTCAACGACAAGCTCTTCGCAAAGAGCGGCGTGCGCCTCGACATCCGCTTGCCCAGCCTCTACCACGTCCTGGCCCCCTCCTCCCTGGGCAGCGAGGGGGAGGTCTATAGCGGCAGTGGTAGTGGGAGTGCCAGGGACCAGGTAGCCCCAGTGGAACAGCAGGAAGCAGCAGTGGTAGATGTGGACCCAGTTCCAGCCTACCAGAGGTCAGAGCCTCCAACACCCCCGACCCCCCGGCTGCAGATCCGAGAGAAGACCCCCACCCCATCTCGGCCAACCCCCTGCCAACCATCCCAGCGCCAGCCCTCAGACATGGAGATGCCATCTG TTGATTCCACAGGAGAGGAAACCACTGGGAGTCTACCATTGCGataccagagagggagagctccATTGGCCCCTACCGGACACCTCTATGCTGTGATGGTTTCAACCGGATTGGAAACAGTGGACACGTTCCAGGAAATATTTTTACATTCAGGCTATGCAGATTATCAGATGTCAACTGGCAAAGTGTTTAACATCTCAGGAACCACATTAATATCATTTAGCATTCTTCTGAGATGA
- the hsd3b1 gene encoding hydroxy-delta-5-steroid dehydrogenase, 3 beta- and steroid delta-isomerase 1: protein MSLQGDVCVVTGACGFLGERLVRLLLEEDKLTEIRMLDINVRPQLIQCLEEIRGDTLVSVFEGDISDSELLRRACKGASLVFHTASLIDVTGKVLYSELHRVNVKGTQLLLETCVQENVVSFIYTSSIEVAGPNANGDPIINGDENTPYTCSLKFPYSKTKKEAEQVTLQAQGEVLQNGGRLATCALRPMYIYGEGCRFLLGHMGDGIRNGNMLYRTSRPEAQVNPVYVGNAALAHLQAARALRDPQRRAAIGGNFYYISDDTPPVSYSDFNHAVLSPLGFSIQEKPILPIPVLYLLCFLMEMLQILLCPFKRFTPPINRQLLTMLNTPFSFSYRRAQRDMGYAPRYSWEEARKRTMDWVASQLPKERERIKVK from the exons ATGTCTCTGCAAGGTGATGTATGTGTGGTGACAGGAGCCTGTGGGTTCCTGGGAGAGAGGCTGGTACGGCTGCTGCTGGAGGAAGACAAGCTCACAGAGATCCGTATGCTGGACATAAATGTCCGACCACAACTCATACAGTGTCTGGAAG AGATCAGAGGGGACACGCTGGTAAGTGTATTTGAGGGGGACATTAGTGATAGTGAGCTGCTGAGGAGAGCGTGCAAGGGAGCATCGCTGGTCTTCCACACTGCGTCCCTCATTGACGTCACCGGGAAGGTGTTATACAGTGAGCTTCACAGGGTCAACGTCAAAG GAACCCAGCTCCTTCTGGAGACGTGCGTCCAGGAGAATGTGGTGTCCTTCATCTACACCAGCAGCATCGAGGTGGCCGGCCCCAACGCCAACGGAGACCCCATCATCAACGGTGATGAGAACACACCCTACACATGCTCCCTAAAGTTCCCCTACAGCAAGACCAAGAAGGAGGCCGAGCAGGTCACCCTGCAAGCCCAGGGTGAGGTGCTCCAGAATGGGGGCCGGCTTGCCACCTGCGCCCTCCGACCCATGTACATCTATGGAGAGGGCTGCCGTTTCCTGCTGGGCCATATGGGAGACGGGATTCGGAACGGGAATATGTTGTACCGGACCTCCCGCCCGGAGGCGCAGGTGAACCCTGTATACGTGGGGAATGCGGCCCTGGCCCACCTCCAGGCCGCCCGTGCCCTGCGAGACCCCCAGCGGAGAGCCGCCATCGGAGGGAACTTCTACTACATCTCAGATGACACGCCGCCTGTCAGCTACTCTGACTtcaaccatgctgtgttgtcgccGCTGGGCTTCAGCATCCAGGAGAAGCCTATCCTGCCCATTCCagtcctctaccttctctgttttctcatggAGATGCTGCAGATACTGCTCTGCCCCTTCAAGCGCTTCACACCGCCCATAAACCGGCAGCTCCTCACCATGCTGAACACGCCCTTCAGCTTTTCCTATCGGAGGGCTCAGAGGGACATGGGGTACGCTCCACGGTACAGCTGGGAGGAGGCACGCAAGCGGACCATGGATTGGGTGGCTTCCCAGTTacccaaggagagagagagaataaaggttaaataa
- the LOC112240615 gene encoding phospholipase A1 member A, with protein sequence MGWKLKTVQTILSILAFYITFAVGEDEEPRSECADFNNMTWLEYHQQGSKLQVQYLLLTRKNTDCASLFSQDFLSNNTYFNSSQPTKIIVHGYRALGSKPSWVKQLAQALLRVQDANVVVVDWVYGASLAYHMVVENYKEVAIQISVLINQLQNHGCKLESFHFIGVSLGAHVSGFVGTLFKGKIGRITGLDPAGPMFKRADTFDRLDPSDALFVEAIHTDSDYFGISISVGHADFFLNGGMDQAGCSRSRSTSMYSYVICDHMRALYIYISALNGTCPLTGIPCSTYEDFLKGRCLGCPGRCPRIGLLENSGLTVFPLPQPKKLFLLTTSAPPFCAHHILVQLEVFLLDKSAEVQVILRTGGHPETEQRLRLQTDGTMYSRVIAHPVPLCEIDSIQLKNTGAHFYRQGDIHVVSVCISEFPSVGEVEPLCVKKINVRRGSPWNHDFVQLCENY encoded by the exons ATGGGCTGGAAACTGAAAACAGTGCAAACTATTCTCAGTATTCTAGCCTTCTACATTACATTTGCAGTCG GGGAAGATGAGGAGCCCAGATCAGAATGTGCTGACTTCAACAACATGACCTGGCTGGAGTACCATCAGCAGGGCAGCAAGCTACAGGTGCAGTACCTGCTCTTAACACGCAAGAATACAGACTGTGCCAGCCTCTTCAGTCAGGACTTCCTCAGCAACAACACCTACTTCAACTCCTCCCAACCCACCAAAATAATTGTCCATGGATACAG ggcTCTGGGCAGTAAGCCATCCTGGGTGAAGCAGCTGGCCCAGGCTCTGCTGCGGGTGCAGGATGCCAACGTGGTGGTGGTGGACTGGGTCTATGGGGCCTCACTCGCCTACCACATGGTGGTGGAGAACTACAAGGAGGTGGCCATCCAGATCTCTGTCCTCATCAACCAGCTCCAG AACCATGGATGCAAACTGGAGTCATTTCACTTCATTGGGGTTAGTCTTGGGGCACATGTGTCTGGATTCGTGGGGACCCTGTTCAAGGGCAAGATAGGAAGAATTACAG GTCTGGACCCGGCTGGACCCATGTTTAAAAGAGCCGACACGTTTGACCGTCTTGACCCCTCAGATGCACTGTTTGTGGAGGCCATCCACACTGACTCCGACT ATTTCGGCATCTCCATCTCTGTCGGCCATGCAGACTTCTTTCTAAATGGCGGGATGGACCAAGCAGGTTGCTCGCGCTCCAGGTCTACGTCAA TGTATAGCTATGTGATATGTGACCACATGAGGGCGCTCTACATCTACATAAGCGCACTGAACGGGACCTGCCCACTGACTGGCATCCCTTGTTCCACCTATGAGGACTTCCTCAAGGGGCGCTGTTTAGGCTGCCCAGGCAGATGTCCACGAATAG GGTTATTGGAGAACAGTGGTTTAACAGTCTTTCCTCTTCCTCAACCAAAAAAGCTTTTCCTCCTGACAACCTCTGCACCTCCCTTCTGTG ccCATCACATCCTGGTGCAGCTGGAGGTGTTCCTCCTGGACAAGAGTGCTGAGGTGCAGGTGATCCTGAGGACTGGGGGACATCCTGAAACAGAGCAGAGACTCAGGCT acagacagacggcaccatgtacagtagggtgATAGCCCACCCAGTGCCACTGTGTGAGATAGACTCCATCCAGCTGAAGAACACTGGAGCGCACTTctacaggcagggagacatcCACGTTGTGTCTGTCTGCATATCAGAATTCCCCTCTGTCGG AGAAGTGGAGCCATTGTGTGTGAAGAAGATAAACGTAAGGCGAGGATCTCCATGGAACCATGATTTCGTACAGCTGTGTGAGAATTACTGA
- the LOC112240661 gene encoding cytochrome c oxidase copper chaperone: MSTISAASVEPVAIEGTEKKPMKPCCACPETKKVRDACIIEKGEESCTDLIEAHKDCMRALGFKI; the protein is encoded by the exons ATGTCCACCATATCTGCTGCCAGCGTCGAGCCCGTTGCAATTGAGGGCACGGAGAAGAAACCAATGAAACCCTGTTGTGCGTGCCCAGAGACGAAGAAAGTTAGGGATGCGTG CATCATTGAGAAGGGCGAAGAAAGTTGCACAGATCTCATCGAGGCACATAAGGATTGTATGAGGGCGCTTGGATTCAAGATTTAA